Below is a window of Sulfitobacter sp. BSw21498 DNA.
GTTCAAGGTCTTGCACAAATCGTCTCACGTCTCGGCCGCGCTTACCTACATCTAGCATTACGTAGACAACGCGTTGGCCTGGGCCGTGGTAGGTGTATTGTCCACCGCGCCTTGTTTCAAATACCGGAAACCGCGTTGGATCGGTCAGGTCTTCAATCTTGGCAGAAGTGCCGGCTGAATATAGCGGGGGGTGCTCTACGAGCCAGATGCACTCGTCAGCGCAATTCGAGGCGATAAGGGAGGCGCGTTCCTCCATCCACGCTTCAGCTTCGCGGAAATCAACAAGCTCTTTGGACGTGATCCATTCAACCATACTAAATGCACCGGCTAGGAGGGAATGGCAGAGCGCGCATTATGCGGCACTCATTTCTTTGACGACCTTTTCTAGAATTTGCACATAGTTATCGACACCCTGCGCACCGGTAACCAGGTATTTTCCGGCGAAAACCATCGACGGAACGCCTGAGATTCCCTGGGATGTCCAGACCGATTGCCGCTCGCGAACGCGTTCAACGTGGCTTTTGCCGTCCAGAACCTGCCGCGCTTCATCACGGTCCAGTCCAACCTGAGCTGCAACGTCGACAAGCACTTTAGGGTCAGAGACATCCAAGCCCGCGGTGAAATGTGCTTCGAACAGAGCGAGCTTCAGTGGATGCTGAAGGTTTTGATCTTGTGCCCAATCCAGCAATTGGTGGGCTGCAAAGCTGTTGACGATACGGCTCTCCGCATCAAATTGAAAATCAATCCCAAGTTGAGAACCGATTTGAGTAAGATGGGCACGATTCTGAGCGGACTGCTCGGGCGATGCGCCATATTTTTCGGCAATATGCTCCACTAGGTTTTGACCCTCTGGGCCCATTTGGGGGTTCAGCTCGAACGGATGCCAGCGAATGAAAGCACCGATGTTCAAGGCAGCTAACGCCTGTTCTAGCTGGCGATACCCGACAATACACCAAGGACACATGACATCAGAGACAATATCGATCTGAAGGGCAAGGGTGGTTGGGCTCGCTTGGGTCATATCTCTTCCTTGATTCATATCCTCCCTTAAGTTTACGTCCTTGCGCTGATTTTCAAGTCATGCTGCCTAATTGAGTGGTAAATCACATGAATCTGAACAAGCCCTTAAGCCAGCGCATTTTAGCTCTTCACTTTGCGAAAAACTTTGTCTAAACGAGCCTCACAAACCATGGCGTGCGGTCGTGGCGGAATGGTAGACGCGCAGCGTTGAGGTCGCTGTGGGGTAACACCCGTGAGAGTTCGAGTCTCTCCGACCGCACCACTGGTTTGATTTTCCATCATATTTCACCACAGACGAAGACTTCCGGGACGCGGACGCCCCGAATTCTCGTTATGTGTCAAGCGCTTGTATCAAGTCGTTTCTCAGGTCATCAATGCCTTCGATACCGACCGACAGTCGTAGCAACCCCTCTGGTATCCCGGTATGTGGCTCGATTGTGTGGC
It encodes the following:
- a CDS encoding DsbA family oxidoreductase; translated protein: MTQASPTTLALQIDIVSDVMCPWCIVGYRQLEQALAALNIGAFIRWHPFELNPQMGPEGQNLVEHIAEKYGASPEQSAQNRAHLTQIGSQLGIDFQFDAESRIVNSFAAHQLLDWAQDQNLQHPLKLALFEAHFTAGLDVSDPKVLVDVAAQVGLDRDEARQVLDGKSHVERVRERQSVWTSQGISGVPSMVFAGKYLVTGAQGVDNYVQILEKVVKEMSAA